The sequence TGCTCGGCAACGCGGACCCAGCGAAGCAGATGGTTTGGTTCGACGATCTGCTCCCGAAGCTGTTGGTCGATGGCTTTGCGGACCTTGCTGGCGGTCGCGGTCGCGACTTGGGCTTCTCGCCTCAGTGCCTCAACCGTGGGAATCCTGCCGTGCTCGATCGCGAGTCGCTCCGCCACCAGCAGACACACGTGTGTTCGCTCCATACGACTTGTCCTATTCTGCACCTGGCACGGTCGAGTGCAGTGTCAGTCCCCGCCTATGTCGTTGGCCATGGGCACGGAAACGGTAGTCATGGATCCATCAGAATCCGTACTATTCCGTGGGAATCTGAGGACGAAAGTCCATTAGACTAGCATGCCTACTGGATTCGCCATGCATATGCTCTTGTCATCAGGCGCACCCATTGGTATACTGGATGCGATAGAGTTGCTGTTTGGGTCCTAGTACAGTCTGAGACAAGGAGGTACATGTGACACTCCGACACCTCCGCAAGCAACGTGCCATGACCCACGTCCAGGTGGCGGCGTCCGCAAGGATCAATGTCGCCACCTACGCGGTCATCGAAAACGGTCGCTTTCGCGCATCGGAACATCAGGCGCGGAAGATCGCGTCAGCACTGGGCGTCGAGCTGGCGGACATCGACGAGTTCGTCGACACGTACGACGCACATAAGAAAGCCCCAGCCGACGCGGCATAGGCCGCGAACGGGTGAGGCAAACTACTCTAACTCATGCACGGAGAATGTAACACATGAAACGGGCAGAAGCAAGAACGGTCCGCGCCGGCGGACGTCCAGTTGGGCGGCTCGTCCGCGACAGGGACAACCTCGTCTGGCTCACGAAGCGGGTTGACCCGGAGAGGCACATGCTCCGATCCCCGCAGGGTACGCCGTGGACCGGCACAATCTGGCTGAGCTCCGTCGCCTAGCGGGTGCCGGGGTGCGCCTACAGCTGGCGAGTGGCGAGACGCTCGAGGCGACACTGGAGATGTTCGATCGTCACGGTATCGGCATCGACCGGGGTTACGGTGAGCAGATTGTGTTGCGCTTGGAGCACTGGTCGAAGGCACGTCGTGCTTGGCAGGTTCGCGAATCCGACACAGACACACCGCGCATCACAGAAGGGATCTGGGCATGACAAGGGATACTCAGTGTGACGTCCAGGCGTACGCGCTGGACTATCTCTCGCAAGGCTTCTCGGTGCTTCCGCTCAAGCCCTGCTCGAAGGAGCCTGCCATCCTGTGGCAGTCGCTCCAGGCACAGCTCCCGACCGAGGGGATGATCCGCTTGTGGTTCGCTGAATCCGCACAGAGGCGAAGCCAGCCATCTGGACACCAACCCAACATAGGCATCATCACCGGCACAGTGTCGTGTCTGGCAGCGATCGACTACGACCCACGGCACGATCGTGATGGGGAGGGTAAGCGCTGGCTCTCCCGGGCGAGCCTTCCTGCGACGGCGACGGTGGATACAGGGCGGGGCGACGGAGGGTTCCATCTCTACTTCCGAATGCCCATTGAGTTCGAGGGCGCTAGCAAGGTGTCGCCCGCGCCGGGCGTAGAGATCCTATCCACAGGTCACTACGTCGTTGCTCCACCGTCCATCCATCCCGATACACGACGATCGTACCAGTGGAGGGACTCGTTCGAGTCCGTCGCAGACGCCCCCGCATGTCTGCTCGATACCCTGGGGGACCCGCCGACGAAGCCAGCACGCCCAGCCATCCTGCCCGGTCTGTCACCCGTCCCAGTGCTGGAAGGGCAACGGTTGCTCGACGAAGCGCTCCGACGAGCAGTTCCTGGCACTCGGAACGAGACGGGGTTCTGGCTTGCGTGCCAACTGCGCGACGACGGACGGTCCAAGGCAGAAGCCAACATGCTCATGGAAGAGTTCGCGACGAGGGTCCGCAACATGGGAGATCCTCCTTACATGCTCGAGGAGGCGCACGCATCGCTGGATCAGGCCTTCAGACGTCCGCCAAGAGACAGGGCTGTCTCACAAACAAGGCACCGCACGGTAGACACCGACGAAACGCAGCCGGCGCTTGACGTGACCGACTACTCGCTCACCGAGACCGGATTCGCGGAGTTCCTCGCATCCGCCATCGGGGAGGACGTGCGATACGTCCACGGGAGTGATCTGTGGCTGGTGTGGGACGGCAATCGCTGGGGCCCGAGCAACACGGGCGCGATAGATCGCAGCGTTCTGGACGCAACTCGGCTGTACCAACGGCTCGTCGAGCGCATCGAGGATGAAGACCACCGCAAGCGGCGGCGTAAGTTCGCTGAGTCCTTCGAGAACCGACGTTCTCGTGACAACGCAATGGCATTGCTGCAGTCGCTCCGTCCAGTGGCATCGGAACCGGCAACCTTCGATTCTGACCACATGCTGTTGGGGGTCAGGAACGGCACGCTCGACCTGGGAACCTGCACATTCCACTATGGGCGGCGCCAGGACAACCTGACCAAGTCTTGCGCAGCAGTCTACAACGCGGAGGCCCAGTGCCCGAGATGGGAGAGGTTCCTGATCGAAGTCTTCGCTGCTGATACTCAGCTGA is a genomic window of Candidatus Poribacteria bacterium containing:
- a CDS encoding helix-turn-helix transcriptional regulator — encoded protein: MTLRHLRKQRAMTHVQVAASARINVATYAVIENGRFRASEHQARKIASALGVELADIDEFVDTYDAHKKAPADAA